A region from the Mesorhizobium sp. J8 genome encodes:
- a CDS encoding winged helix-turn-helix transcriptional regulator has protein sequence MHHPICGSRPRSRTSIRMEADGMVSRKVHPTVPPQVEYGLTELGSSLAVPIMQLAAWVLDHRGAIEAHLRSTTKRQSTCGNSPAAFPAVPCELHVCFRGYGLGSTMFCIFPASRRGGAPKRRLYSRLNCETLS, from the coding sequence TTGCATCACCCCATCTGCGGGTCAAGGCCGCGCAGCAGGACATCGATCAGGATGGAAGCGGACGGGATGGTGAGCCGCAAGGTCCATCCGACCGTGCCGCCTCAGGTCGAGTATGGCCTGACGGAGTTAGGCAGTTCCCTTGCCGTACCGATCATGCAACTGGCTGCATGGGTCCTGGATCATCGGGGGGCAATCGAAGCCCATTTGCGTTCCACGACAAAGAGACAAAGCACGTGCGGAAATAGTCCGGCAGCTTTCCCCGCCGTGCCGTGCGAGCTGCATGTGTGCTTCCGGGGTTATGGACTTGGCTCAACGATGTTCTGCATTTTTCCGGCGTCCCGCCGCGGAGGTGCGCCGAAGAGGCGTTTGTACTCTCGGCTGAATTGCGAAACGCTCTCGTAA
- a CDS encoding AraC family transcriptional regulator, with protein MTDLAQLKAVVLRHAGKPQPKMPRVSVSTFDRPSEPGWLVYDPVVCFVLQGSKQVFIGDQVLEYGAGHCMVVAAELAAMGQISKASAEQPYVAINLYIDPGVISALLVEMGGMPELPMDKGFGFSPAGPALIEAWRRFAELLDHPSEIPVMARHREHELMFRLLMGPQGALLRQIAGTGSRLSHIRRAMAWIRERYAQHLSIEAMAMVAGMSESVFHRHFKAITGLSPLQYQKQIRLHEARRRLITEHTEAASVAYAVGYESVSQFSREYKRLFGAPPRRDAGKMQNIVEPSP; from the coding sequence ATGACCGATCTTGCGCAACTCAAAGCCGTCGTCCTGCGCCATGCCGGCAAGCCGCAACCGAAAATGCCGCGGGTCAGCGTCAGCACCTTCGACCGACCCTCCGAGCCCGGCTGGTTGGTCTACGACCCCGTTGTCTGCTTTGTGCTGCAAGGGTCCAAGCAGGTCTTCATCGGCGACCAGGTGCTGGAGTACGGCGCCGGACACTGCATGGTGGTGGCAGCCGAACTCGCCGCAATGGGTCAGATCAGCAAGGCTTCGGCCGAGCAGCCCTATGTCGCGATCAACCTCTACATCGATCCGGGGGTGATCTCGGCGCTGCTCGTGGAGATGGGCGGCATGCCGGAATTGCCGATGGATAAGGGGTTTGGATTTAGCCCTGCAGGGCCGGCACTGATCGAGGCTTGGCGGCGCTTCGCGGAACTTCTGGACCACCCCAGTGAGATTCCGGTGATGGCACGTCACAGGGAGCACGAACTTATGTTCCGCCTCCTCATGGGACCACAGGGCGCGCTGCTTCGGCAGATCGCCGGCACCGGCAGCCGCCTGTCACATATCCGGCGGGCAATGGCATGGATTCGCGAGCGCTACGCACAGCATCTGAGCATCGAGGCCATGGCCATGGTGGCCGGCATGAGCGAATCGGTGTTCCATCGCCACTTCAAGGCGATTACGGGTTTGAGCCCGCTCCAGTACCAGAAGCAAATCCGCCTGCATGAGGCGCGTCGGCGCCTGATCACGGAGCATACGGAGGCGGCGAGCGTGGCCTACGCGGTCGGTTACGAGAGCGTTTCGCAATTCAGCCGAGAGTACAAACGCCTCTTCGGCGCACCTCCGCGGCGGGACGCCGGAAAAATGCAGAACATCGTTGAGCCAAGTCCATAA
- a CDS encoding aldo/keto reductase, giving the protein MQQRKLGRHGLTAGAIGYGAMGTAIGYGPSDDKESITAIRRAHELGVTHFDTARMYGWGEGEKLLGIALRPIRDQVTIATKFGLTESYAPDSRPEIIRQVVDSSLRNLGVETIDLLYQHIPDPSVPIEDVVGVMRDFVQAGKVRYLGLSNSDEDTIRRASAVAPISVQQYQYSIFARDVEPLLPVLEELDIGLVAYSPLARGFLTGHVTSRDHYADDDFRQNLGWWAPGNFGKNIEIAQELTSLATAKGVSLSQLALAWLLARKNYIIPIPGSRNPKRVQENTLAAELLLTDADLKRIDEIAPTGGVGGRVWGE; this is encoded by the coding sequence ATGCAGCAGCGCAAGCTTGGCCGCCACGGCCTCACGGCCGGTGCCATTGGTTATGGTGCCATGGGTACGGCCATCGGCTATGGCCCCAGCGACGACAAGGAATCGATCACGGCCATCCGCCGTGCCCATGAACTCGGCGTCACCCACTTCGACACTGCCCGCATGTATGGCTGGGGCGAAGGCGAGAAGCTGCTCGGTATTGCCCTGCGCCCGATCCGCGACCAGGTGACGATCGCAACGAAATTCGGCTTGACGGAAAGCTACGCTCCCGACTCCCGACCGGAAATCATACGCCAGGTCGTGGACTCCAGCCTCAGGAATCTGGGCGTCGAGACCATCGATTTGCTCTACCAACACATCCCCGACCCCAGCGTCCCAATCGAGGACGTCGTGGGCGTAATGCGGGATTTTGTCCAAGCGGGCAAGGTGAGATATCTCGGCCTGTCCAACTCGGACGAGGATACCATCCGTCGCGCCAGCGCTGTCGCCCCTATTTCGGTGCAGCAATACCAGTACTCAATATTCGCCCGGGATGTAGAGCCGCTCCTGCCGGTCCTTGAGGAACTGGATATCGGTCTGGTGGCATACTCGCCGCTGGCGCGTGGTTTCTTGACTGGCCACGTAACATCTCGCGATCACTACGCCGACGACGATTTTCGGCAGAATCTCGGGTGGTGGGCGCCAGGGAATTTCGGCAAGAACATAGAGATCGCGCAGGAGCTCACATCACTCGCTACCGCCAAAGGCGTCAGCCTCTCTCAGCTTGCGTTAGCCTGGCTGCTGGCGCGAAAGAACTACATCATTCCCATCCCAGGTTCTCGCAACCCAAAACGTGTGCAGGAGAACACTTTGGCTGCCGAACTCCTGCTGACGGATGCCGATCTCAAGCGCATTGACGAGATCGCGCCGACCGGGGGCGTCGGTGGACGTGTTTGGGGTGAGTAG
- a CDS encoding type II toxin-antitoxin system HipA family toxin: MVLRSADILFRDETAGSLVETANGGTRFAYHPDWNKGDIACCLPSAQREHEWQVGLHPFFQHLGPEGWLREQQARSAHVVEEDDLGLLLRYGRDCIGAVSIRPSEDAEKFPEITEATATPGRTVSGVQKKLLVTKDEEGRFVPATAAGAAPYIAKFNSDRIGSLVRNELLSLRWTAAVLGEREATAFTTSFIAAVDDTALIVTRFDRKANGGKLRLEDCAQILGKPKGQDYAGKYDAAYEDIAAIIRRHSSRAPIDLLRFFSRLIVFTLIGNCDAHLKNFSLLETPTGLRLSPAYDVVNTALYDGFDQTLALSISGQKVHLDAANQAVFRAFGREIGLPDRAIDQTFKLLKRQVEKAASIIRPPDAEPPDGFVHRFKEIVDNSCLRILEP; the protein is encoded by the coding sequence ATGGTGCTGAGAAGCGCTGATATTTTATTCAGGGACGAAACCGCCGGTTCGTTGGTTGAGACCGCCAACGGCGGAACACGCTTCGCTTACCATCCGGACTGGAATAAGGGCGATATCGCCTGCTGCCTGCCTTCCGCGCAACGCGAGCATGAATGGCAGGTTGGTCTGCATCCATTCTTCCAGCACCTTGGTCCGGAGGGATGGCTTCGTGAACAGCAGGCCCGGTCGGCGCATGTCGTTGAAGAAGACGATCTCGGGCTGCTGCTTCGTTACGGCCGCGACTGCATCGGGGCGGTCAGCATTCGGCCCTCGGAGGATGCCGAAAAATTTCCCGAAATCACCGAGGCGACGGCCACTCCGGGACGTACGGTCTCAGGCGTCCAAAAGAAGCTGCTCGTGACCAAGGACGAGGAAGGCAGGTTCGTTCCCGCAACTGCTGCGGGAGCGGCGCCCTACATCGCTAAGTTCAATTCCGACCGGATAGGTAGCCTCGTTCGCAACGAGCTTTTGAGTCTGAGATGGACAGCCGCTGTTCTCGGGGAAAGGGAAGCCACGGCGTTCACAACGTCTTTCATCGCGGCCGTCGATGACACGGCGCTCATTGTTACCCGTTTCGACCGCAAAGCCAACGGCGGGAAGCTGCGTCTGGAAGACTGTGCGCAGATCCTCGGTAAACCGAAGGGGCAGGATTATGCAGGCAAGTATGATGCGGCCTATGAGGATATAGCGGCGATCATCCGCCGGCACTCCTCACGCGCGCCGATCGACCTGCTGAGGTTTTTCAGCCGACTGATCGTGTTCACCCTGATCGGAAACTGCGATGCGCATCTGAAAAACTTCTCGCTGCTGGAGACGCCGACGGGACTGCGGCTATCTCCTGCCTATGATGTGGTGAATACTGCGCTCTATGACGGATTCGACCAGACCCTGGCGCTGTCGATCAGTGGCCAGAAGGTTCACCTGGACGCAGCCAATCAGGCGGTTTTTCGCGCTTTCGGCAGGGAGATCGGCCTCCCGGACAGGGCAATTGACCAGACATTCAAGCTGTTGAAGCGCCAGGTGGAGAAGGCTGCATCCATCATCCGTCCGCCTGACGCCGAGCCGCCGGACGGCTTCGTACACAGGTTCAAAGAGATCGTGGACAATTCATGCCTGAGAATACTGGAACCATAG
- a CDS encoding helix-turn-helix domain-containing protein — protein MPENTGTIAPLAWQRFVEEAVRRRKAEGLTQKEHSALAGVSHPTMAAFERGETTLTLAKALDILRVVGLVDEPSEQDSQARFVRDAFERWRELVSPLPQDSPARFPNGWYRFDYWLEGELKTLELSAFEIILQNALVRKTGWPPFWIPVREAVKPYEINGLIECWLPPESDDIKRGFGGPAFCDFWRAAPSGRMFLIRGYQEDGEETFPAGSILDTTLPLWRMGEVLLHAQSLAALLRKGPSSSVVVHFRAMFSGLAGRVLRSWANPLSDLLVQGHPARSDEAVLEATLPADAIEDRLAEYLTPLLASLYDRFGVAGLSLNRVEAEVHRLLNSSVGRQRALAQARPEPLGKQR, from the coding sequence ATGCCTGAGAATACTGGAACCATAGCTCCACTCGCGTGGCAACGATTTGTCGAAGAGGCCGTACGCCGTCGCAAGGCGGAGGGCCTGACGCAAAAGGAACACTCGGCGCTCGCGGGCGTAAGCCATCCCACGATGGCGGCGTTCGAACGCGGCGAAACGACCCTAACGCTTGCCAAGGCGCTCGATATTCTGCGCGTGGTAGGCTTGGTCGATGAGCCTTCCGAACAAGATTCGCAAGCTCGATTTGTGCGAGATGCGTTCGAACGCTGGCGCGAACTGGTTTCTCCGCTCCCGCAGGATTCGCCGGCGCGCTTCCCCAATGGCTGGTATCGGTTCGACTACTGGCTTGAGGGCGAGCTTAAGACGTTGGAACTGTCCGCCTTCGAAATTATTCTGCAAAACGCTTTGGTCAGGAAGACGGGTTGGCCGCCTTTCTGGATTCCGGTGCGAGAAGCCGTCAAACCGTACGAGATCAATGGCCTGATCGAATGCTGGCTTCCCCCCGAAAGCGATGACATCAAGCGCGGGTTTGGCGGGCCGGCATTCTGCGATTTCTGGCGCGCCGCGCCGTCGGGACGCATGTTCCTCATCCGCGGCTATCAGGAGGATGGCGAGGAAACATTCCCTGCCGGAAGCATCCTCGATACGACGCTTCCCCTATGGCGCATGGGCGAGGTTTTGTTGCATGCGCAAAGTCTTGCCGCGCTGCTGCGGAAGGGTCCGAGTAGCTCCGTGGTGGTCCATTTCCGCGCCATGTTTTCGGGGCTTGCCGGCCGCGTCCTGCGATCGTGGGCAAACCCGCTGAGCGATCTGCTTGTCCAGGGCCACCCCGCTCGAAGCGATGAAGCGGTATTGGAGGCAACGCTCCCCGCCGATGCCATCGAGGACCGACTGGCCGAGTACCTCACGCCATTGCTTGCGTCACTTTACGACAGGTTTGGCGTGGCCGGCCTCTCGCTCAACCGCGTCGAAGCCGAGGTGCACCGGCTGCTCAACAGCTCTGTCGGCAGACAACGCGCATTGGCCCAGGCGCGCCCGGAGCCTCTTGGGAAACAGAGGTGA
- the nifH gene encoding nitrogenase iron protein, with protein sequence MSGLRQIAFYGKGGIGKSTTSQNTLAALVDLGQRILIVGCDPKADSTRLILNSKAQDTVLHLAAKEGSVEDLELEDVLKIGYKGIKCVESGGPEPGVGCAGRGVITSINFLEENGAYDDVDYVSYDVLGDVVCGGFAMPIRENKAQEIYIVMSGEMMALYAANNIAKGILKYAHSGGVRLGGLICNERQTDRELDLAEALASKLNSKLVHFVPRDNIVQHAELRKMSVIQYAPDSKQAGEYRALAEKIHANSGQGTIPTPITMEELEDMLLDFGIMKTDEQMLAELQAKETAKAAAL encoded by the coding sequence ATGTCAGGTCTGCGTCAGATCGCCTTTTACGGCAAGGGCGGCATCGGCAAGTCCACCACCTCCCAAAATACACTCGCCGCCCTTGTCGACCTAGGGCAGAGAATCCTCATCGTGGGCTGCGACCCCAAAGCCGACTCCACCCGCTTGATCCTGAACTCCAAGGCGCAAGATACCGTGCTGCACCTTGCGGCAAAGGAAGGTTCGGTGGAAGACCTCGAACTCGAGGACGTGCTCAAGATCGGCTACAAAGGCATCAAGTGCGTGGAGTCGGGCGGCCCCGAGCCGGGTGTCGGCTGTGCCGGCCGCGGCGTCATCACCTCGATCAACTTCCTCGAGGAGAACGGCGCCTATGACGATGTCGACTACGTCTCCTACGACGTGCTCGGGGACGTGGTGTGCGGCGGTTTTGCGATGCCGATCCGCGAGAACAAGGCGCAGGAAATCTACATCGTCATGTCAGGCGAGATGATGGCGCTCTATGCCGCCAACAACATCGCCAAGGGCATCCTGAAATACGCCCATTCGGGCGGCGTGCGACTCGGCGGCCTGATCTGCAACGAGCGCCAAACCGACCGCGAGCTCGACCTCGCCGAAGCCCTGGCCTCCAAGCTCAATTCCAAGCTCGTCCATTTCGTGCCGCGCGACAATATCGTCCAGCATGCCGAACTCAGGAAGATGTCGGTAATCCAGTATGCGCCGGACTCAAAGCAGGCCGGGGAATACCGCGCGTTGGCCGAGAAGATCCATGCCAATTCGGGCCAGGGCACCATCCCGACCCCGATCACCATGGAGGAGCTCGAAGACATGCTGCTCGACTTCGGCATCATGAAGACCGACGAGCAGATGCTTGCCGAGCTTCAGGCCAAGGAAACGGCAAAGGCGGCCGCATTGTAA